The following are from one region of the Nicotiana tabacum cultivar K326 chromosome 3, ASM71507v2, whole genome shotgun sequence genome:
- the LOC107776960 gene encoding glycine-rich RNA-binding protein 4, mitochondrial-like, producing MAFVNKIGNMLKQIVSRHANLELCASRTSLYQAIRSMSSSKLFVGGLSWGTDETSLKEAFSQHGEVIEARVIMDRDTGRSRGFGFVSFTSTEEAASALTALDGQDLHGRQIRVNYATEKLRGSFGGGYGSGGGYGGGDGSFAGAGGYASSNYGGGGNYGSNNSYPTGGGNYGGGVRYGNGEGGNDAGGVRQGSFGGGYGGGNSGNYNADFTQGMVNNGVEEQLSADQGTESVNSDFTPGAEGSYRDDDDEPNGYANSRG from the exons ATGGCTTTTGTCAATAAAATTGGAAATATGCTTAAACAGATTGTAAGCAGGCACGCGAacttggaactgtgtgcctctagAACATCACTTTACCAGGCTATAAGAAGCATGTCTTCTTCAAAGCTTTTTGTTGGAG GTCTCTCATGGGGCACTGATGAAACCTCTCTGAAAGAGGCATTCTCACAACATGGTGAAGTGATTGAAG CTAGAGTTATTATGGACCGTGACACCGGAAGATCCAGAGGATTTGGCTTTGTTAGTTTTACGTCAACTGAAGAAGCCGCAAGTGCATTGACTGCCTTGGATGGCCAG GATCTCCATGGGAGACAGATAAGGGTTAATTATGCCACAGAAAAGCTTCGTGGCAGTTTTGGGGGTGGTTATGGTAGCGGTGGCGGATATGGTGGGGGAGATGGAAGTTTTGCAGGTGCTGGAGGTTATGCATCCAGCAATTATGGAGGTGGTGGTAACTACGGTTCCAACAACAGTTATCCTACAGGTGGTGGCAACTATGGTGGAGGAGTGCGGTATGGTAATGGTGAAGGTGGCAATGATGCTGGAGGTGTCAGACAAGGCAGTTTTGGCGGTGGATATGGTGGTGGGAATAGTGGAAATTACAATGCTGATTTCACTCAGGGTATGGTGAACAATGGCGTCGAAGAACAGCTTAGTGCAGACCAAGGGACTGAATCTGTAAACAGTGATTTCACACCGGGTGCTGAAGGAAGTTACAGGGATGACGATGATGAGCCAAATGGCTATGCCAACTCCAGGGGTTGA